In Bosea sp. Tri-49, a genomic segment contains:
- a CDS encoding GlsB/YeaQ/YmgE family stress response membrane protein yields the protein MGIIWTIIIGFAAGIIAKFLSPGSNEPSGFILTTILGIIGAFVATFLGQALGWYLPGEGAGLIGAVIGAVIVLMAWSMMSRRSA from the coding sequence ATGGGCATCATTTGGACGATCATTATCGGGTTCGCTGCCGGCATCATCGCGAAGTTCTTGTCGCCGGGATCGAATGAGCCCTCAGGTTTCATCCTCACGACCATTCTCGGCATCATCGGCGCCTTTGTAGCCACTTTCCTGGGGCAGGCACTGGGCTGGTACCTGCCTGGTGAAGGCGCTGGGTTGATCGGCGCCGTCATTGGAGCGGTGATCGTATTGATGGCCTGGTCGATGATGAGCCGCCGTAGCGCTTGA
- a CDS encoding YidB family protein yields the protein MSNENSGFPSMTALLGLLAVAGYQNRDKLAEWFGGSQQGKVAQDAPAGLDRITEGSQANSAGGVGGFLGNGLQELIERFKQAGRGDAADSWVRTGPNQQIEERDLEQAIGPGVLDRLATQTGLSREEILARLSKQLPEAVDKYTPDGRVPA from the coding sequence ATGAGCAACGAGAACAGCGGCTTTCCATCTATGACGGCCTTGCTCGGCCTGCTTGCAGTCGCGGGGTATCAAAACCGCGACAAGCTTGCTGAATGGTTCGGAGGCTCGCAGCAGGGCAAGGTTGCACAGGATGCACCGGCCGGCTTGGACAGGATCACGGAAGGCTCACAAGCAAATTCGGCCGGTGGCGTCGGGGGGTTTTTGGGCAACGGCCTCCAAGAGCTCATTGAACGCTTCAAGCAGGCCGGCCGCGGCGATGCTGCCGACTCTTGGGTTCGAACGGGCCCGAACCAGCAGATTGAGGAGCGCGACCTCGAGCAGGCGATTGGCCCTGGCGTCTTGGATCGCCTTGCGACGCAGACCGGCCTCAGCAGAGAAGAAATCTTGGCGCGGCTGTCGAAGCAGCTGCCAGAGGCGGTAGACAAGTACACGCCGGACGGGCGAGTCCCAGCTTAG
- a CDS encoding DUF768 domain-containing protein — translation MSTRAIAYVEQWIAERVQPDVYHDEEGPDERNMHLATQLLLDANSAGIPQEEIEAEYHDLPGEIARAMEVATNTEIKRRVDNDD, via the coding sequence ATGTCAACGCGAGCAATTGCCTATGTCGAACAGTGGATCGCCGAGCGTGTCCAGCCTGATGTTTATCACGATGAAGAAGGACCAGACGAGCGGAACATGCACCTAGCGACGCAACTCCTGCTCGACGCTAACTCTGCCGGGATTCCCCAAGAGGAAATCGAGGCAGAGTATCACGACCTGCCCGGCGAAATCGCCCGCGCTATGGAAGTAGCCACCAATACCGAGATAAAACGTCGTGTCGACAACGACGATTGA
- a CDS encoding DUF6894 family protein: MAKFRITTKDSKGSSTTRIDFSSEEGAAAEAQRALADMAKYDLPNGQRLSMKTHVRNEAGEEVYRASLDFKGQARKKSS; encoded by the coding sequence ATGGCCAAATTTCGTATCACCACCAAGGACTCAAAAGGTAGTTCGACCACTAGAATCGATTTTTCCAGTGAGGAAGGCGCAGCGGCAGAAGCTCAGCGAGCACTGGCGGATATGGCGAAGTACGATCTGCCAAATGGCCAACGGCTCTCAATGAAGACTCATGTCCGAAACGAGGCCGGCGAAGAAGTCTATCGCGCCTCACTCGATTTCAAAGGACAGGCGCGAAAAAAATCATCGTAG
- a CDS encoding ImuA family protein — protein MRSQPALQSLRDQIERIEGRSTRDRTALPFGVAAMDSRLPGGGLALGALHEVGGGGQGAIDGAAAALFTAGVAARTPGKVLWCMTQCDLFAPSVAQAGLLPDRVIYVEAADDKTVLACMEEGLRHGGLGSVVGEVTRLSMTASRRLQLAAEGTGSIGIALRRWLREPDISDFGQPTAAMTRWRVSVLPSTALPVTGVGRHRWLVELIRVRAGESADFELEACDDTGRLGLPAELVDRPVSAGGWRRGTFA, from the coding sequence TTGCGGTCTCAGCCCGCCCTTCAGTCGTTGCGAGACCAGATCGAACGGATCGAAGGACGCAGCACGCGTGATCGAACGGCGCTTCCATTTGGTGTCGCTGCCATGGATTCTCGGCTTCCCGGTGGAGGATTGGCGCTAGGCGCGCTTCACGAAGTTGGGGGCGGCGGCCAAGGAGCAATCGATGGCGCTGCGGCAGCGCTTTTTACTGCCGGCGTCGCCGCACGGACGCCAGGAAAAGTTCTGTGGTGTATGACCCAGTGCGACCTGTTCGCGCCGTCTGTCGCCCAGGCAGGATTGCTGCCCGACCGTGTGATCTATGTAGAAGCCGCTGACGACAAGACAGTGCTGGCGTGCATGGAGGAAGGCCTCCGCCATGGCGGTCTCGGCTCTGTCGTCGGAGAGGTCACCCGCCTTTCGATGACGGCATCTCGACGGCTCCAACTGGCCGCGGAGGGCACAGGGTCGATCGGGATTGCTCTACGTCGGTGGCTACGCGAACCGGACATATCGGACTTCGGACAACCCACCGCAGCCATGACGCGATGGCGGGTTTCTGTTCTTCCGTCGACGGCTCTTCCGGTTACCGGGGTCGGCCGACATCGGTGGCTGGTTGAACTCATTCGTGTCCGGGCGGGTGAAAGCGCAGATTTCGAATTGGAGGCTTGCGATGACACGGGTCGTCTCGGTCTTCCTGCCGAGCTGGTCGATCGACCGGTTTCGGCGGGCGGCTGGCGACGCGGCACCTTCGCCTGA
- a CDS encoding Y-family DNA polymerase, producing the protein MTRVVSVFLPSWSIDRFRRAAGDAAPSPEVPLVLIARDGSRRLVQAASATAFAAGLRVGMPATKAQALVPGLAVEEADLAADAQELERLAIWLYQRAAPVVAPDPPSGIVIDASGADHLHRGETAMLDQIVGRLAMSGVEARAAVADTWGTAHALARYVARSTVVAPAGHGALPIVHLPLECLRIPVRIAADLRVLGFETAGDLISQPRSPLTLRFGPDIARRLAQALGEVAEPIIAIRPPDLIEVRRAFAEPIGAPETIARYIGKLVAELCERLEERALGGRRLDLICHRLDGGLQTVRIGLARPVCDVRRLTRLLCEKIETLAPGSGIEIMTLAAILAEPLERKQIASSLVEEFDPDVSGLIDILANRVGDKAVYRLVPVASDVPERSVRRVAALAEETGAVWPTHWPRPARLLSRPEPVETLALLPDHPPAWFSWRGIRRRVRRADGPERVFGEWWKRDAEMAAVRDYFQVEDDAGERYWLYRAGDGEDTATGSHRWFLHGVFG; encoded by the coding sequence ATGACACGGGTCGTCTCGGTCTTCCTGCCGAGCTGGTCGATCGACCGGTTTCGGCGGGCGGCTGGCGACGCGGCACCTTCGCCTGAGGTCCCGCTCGTCCTGATCGCCCGCGACGGAAGTAGGAGGTTGGTGCAGGCAGCGAGCGCCACGGCGTTCGCCGCGGGACTTCGTGTTGGCATGCCAGCCACTAAGGCGCAGGCGCTAGTGCCAGGATTGGCAGTTGAAGAGGCCGATCTAGCAGCCGATGCTCAAGAGTTAGAAAGGCTGGCAATCTGGCTATACCAACGTGCCGCGCCGGTCGTGGCGCCAGACCCGCCCAGCGGCATCGTCATCGATGCCAGCGGAGCCGACCACCTCCACCGTGGCGAGACGGCGATGCTTGACCAGATAGTCGGTCGCCTCGCGATGTCGGGCGTCGAAGCGAGGGCTGCGGTGGCCGATACCTGGGGTACAGCTCACGCCTTGGCGCGATACGTCGCTCGATCGACCGTCGTGGCTCCGGCCGGGCACGGAGCGTTGCCCATCGTCCATCTCCCCCTGGAATGCTTGCGGATTCCAGTGCGGATCGCGGCAGACCTTCGCGTACTTGGCTTTGAGACCGCCGGCGATCTCATCTCCCAGCCGCGGTCCCCGCTCACGCTCCGTTTCGGGCCCGATATCGCACGCCGATTGGCCCAGGCGCTTGGCGAAGTAGCGGAGCCGATAATCGCGATACGGCCGCCCGATCTTATTGAGGTCCGGCGTGCCTTCGCCGAGCCCATTGGCGCTCCCGAAACGATCGCCCGCTACATCGGTAAGCTCGTCGCCGAACTCTGCGAACGCCTCGAAGAGCGCGCCCTCGGTGGCAGGCGCCTCGATTTGATCTGCCACCGCCTCGACGGAGGTCTTCAGACCGTACGGATCGGGCTTGCACGGCCTGTTTGCGACGTCAGGCGCCTCACACGTCTGCTCTGCGAAAAGATTGAAACACTCGCGCCCGGCTCGGGGATCGAGATCATGACGCTCGCCGCAATCTTGGCCGAACCGCTGGAGCGCAAGCAGATTGCGAGCTCGCTCGTGGAGGAATTCGACCCGGACGTCTCCGGGTTGATTGACATCCTGGCAAATCGCGTCGGCGACAAAGCCGTCTACCGCCTAGTCCCCGTTGCCAGCGACGTCCCGGAACGATCCGTCCGCCGGGTTGCAGCACTTGCCGAGGAAACCGGAGCCGTATGGCCGACCCACTGGCCGCGGCCCGCTCGCCTGCTGTCGCGTCCGGAGCCGGTGGAGACGCTGGCGCTACTGCCCGACCATCCGCCTGCCTGGTTCAGCTGGCGCGGCATTCGGCGCCGCGTCAGGCGCGCGGACGGGCCCGAGCGCGTGTTCGGGGAGTGGTGGAAGCGGGACGCAGAGATGGCGGCGGTTCGTGACTATTTCCAAGTCGAGGACGACGCGGGAGAGCGCTACTGGCTGTATCGCGCCGGCGACGGCGAGGACACCGCCACGGGATCGCACAGGTGGTTCCTCCATGGGGTGTTCGGATGA
- a CDS encoding error-prone DNA polymerase, with translation MSTRYAELQVTSHFSFLRGASSAEELFAQAAMLGIEALAVVDRNSLAGIVRAHEAAKTTGIRLIVGCRLDLADGMSLLVYPIDRAAYSRLCRLLSVGKKRGGKARCHIEWSDVIAYSEGLVAVLVSDQADDECAFRLRRLRDGFGDRGYVALSLRRRPNDALRLHELSNLATRMRVPTVVTNDVLFHKPARRILQDVVTCIRHNVTIDALGDRRERHADRYLKLPEEMHRLFARYPEALARTLHIADRCRFSLDELAYQYPEERDDPSLTPQETLAKLTWAGAAARYPEGIPDSVRASLNHELILIEKLGYAPYFLTVNAIVRFARSRDILCQGRGSAANSAVCFVLGITSIDPGRNDLLFERFVSEERREPPDIDVDFEHERREIVMQWVFDTYGRDHAALCSTVIRYRTKGALRDVGKALGLPEDLIRALSFQVWAWSEEGVEKRHVEELNLNLTDRRLRLTLDLARQLQGAPRHLSQHPGGFVLTHDRLDDLVPIEPAAMADRQVIEWDKDDIDALRFMKVDVLALGMLTCMKRGLDMLADHKGIKLDLASIPAEDPRTYAMIRKADTLGTFQIESRAQMSMLPRLKPRTYYDLVVQVAIVRPGPIQGDMVHPYLRRREGREPVQYPKPELEKVLGKTLGVPLFQEQAMRVSIECAGFTPGEADMLRKSMATFKFTGGVSAFKEKLVSGMVANGYEQPFAEQTFRQLEGFGSYGFPESHAASFALIAYASAWLKCWHPDVFCAALLNSQPMGFYAPAQIVRDARDHGVEVRPVCANASRWDCSLEQTDDEVRFAVRLGLRMVKGLSNAHAAAIITARAGLRFSSVEDLWRRARVPVAALAHIAEADGFRPAFRLARRDAIWAIRALRDEPLPLLKVAPDGYAEEAPEPAIALRPMTAGGDVVEDYRHVGLTLGDHPVSFLRRDLQRKRIVSCQAAMEARDGRWLEAAGIVLVRQRPGSAKGVMFITLEDETGIANLVVWPAVFERFRRTILSAGMISARGRIQREGEVVHLVAQRLTDLSADLAGIGQRDRPFPLPHGRGDEFHHGSPTPDPRDLPPKGLRTRDIYIPDLHINTIKVKTRDFR, from the coding sequence ATGAGCACGCGCTACGCCGAGCTCCAAGTCACCAGCCACTTTAGCTTCCTGCGCGGCGCGTCCTCCGCCGAGGAGCTTTTCGCGCAGGCTGCCATGCTGGGCATCGAGGCGCTGGCCGTCGTCGATCGCAATTCGCTTGCCGGGATCGTCCGCGCCCATGAGGCCGCGAAGACGACGGGCATACGGCTCATCGTGGGATGCCGCTTGGATCTCGCCGACGGGATGTCGCTCCTCGTCTACCCCATCGACCGCGCCGCTTATTCCCGTCTCTGCCGGCTGCTTTCTGTGGGGAAGAAGCGCGGCGGGAAGGCACGCTGCCACATCGAATGGTCGGATGTCATCGCTTACAGCGAGGGTTTGGTCGCCGTCCTTGTATCAGACCAAGCCGACGACGAATGTGCCTTCCGTCTGCGCAGGCTTCGCGACGGCTTCGGCGACCGGGGCTACGTCGCGCTGTCGCTGCGGCGCCGGCCGAACGACGCTCTCCGGCTTCACGAGCTTTCGAACCTTGCAACCCGGATGCGCGTGCCGACGGTCGTCACCAACGACGTGCTGTTCCACAAGCCAGCGCGGCGTATCTTGCAGGATGTCGTCACCTGCATCCGGCACAATGTTACGATCGACGCCCTCGGCGACCGCCGCGAACGCCACGCCGACCGCTACCTGAAGCTCCCCGAGGAGATGCATCGGCTGTTCGCGCGCTATCCCGAGGCATTGGCCCGAACGCTCCACATAGCCGACCGCTGCCGGTTTTCGCTCGATGAACTCGCCTACCAGTACCCGGAGGAGCGCGACGATCCCTCGCTGACGCCGCAGGAGACCCTGGCGAAGCTGACTTGGGCAGGCGCCGCAGCCCGGTACCCCGAAGGCATTCCGGACAGTGTCCGTGCCAGTCTGAACCACGAGCTGATTCTGATCGAGAAGCTCGGATATGCCCCCTATTTTCTGACGGTCAACGCGATCGTCCGTTTCGCTCGTTCGCGCGACATTCTCTGCCAGGGACGCGGCTCGGCTGCGAACTCAGCCGTTTGCTTCGTCCTGGGCATTACCTCGATCGACCCAGGGCGCAACGATCTCTTGTTCGAGCGGTTCGTGTCTGAAGAGCGGCGGGAGCCTCCCGACATCGACGTCGACTTCGAGCACGAGCGGCGCGAGATCGTCATGCAGTGGGTATTCGATACCTACGGCCGGGACCATGCCGCGCTTTGTTCGACCGTCATCCGGTACCGGACCAAGGGCGCCTTGCGCGATGTCGGCAAGGCGTTGGGGCTTCCCGAAGATTTAATTAGGGCGCTGTCGTTTCAGGTTTGGGCGTGGTCCGAGGAGGGCGTCGAGAAACGCCATGTCGAAGAGCTCAATCTCAACTTGACCGACCGCCGGCTTCGATTGACGCTCGATCTCGCCCGTCAGCTCCAGGGAGCGCCGCGGCATCTATCCCAGCACCCGGGCGGGTTCGTGCTGACGCATGATCGCCTTGACGACCTCGTTCCAATCGAACCGGCTGCCATGGCCGACCGCCAGGTGATCGAGTGGGACAAGGATGACATCGACGCCCTGCGCTTCATGAAGGTCGACGTGCTCGCACTCGGAATGCTGACCTGTATGAAGCGGGGTCTCGACATGCTGGCCGATCACAAGGGCATTAAGCTCGATCTGGCCTCAATCCCGGCGGAGGATCCTCGGACCTACGCGATGATCCGCAAGGCTGACACGCTTGGGACATTTCAAATCGAAAGCCGGGCCCAGATGTCGATGCTTCCGCGTTTGAAGCCGCGGACCTACTACGACCTCGTCGTCCAAGTCGCCATCGTTCGGCCCGGCCCGATTCAGGGCGATATGGTCCACCCTTATCTGCGACGGCGTGAGGGGCGCGAGCCCGTGCAGTATCCAAAACCCGAACTGGAAAAGGTGCTTGGCAAGACGCTTGGGGTACCGCTCTTTCAGGAACAGGCCATGCGGGTCTCGATCGAATGCGCCGGTTTCACGCCCGGCGAAGCCGACATGCTGCGAAAGAGCATGGCGACGTTCAAGTTCACCGGCGGCGTTTCTGCTTTCAAGGAAAAGCTCGTGAGTGGCATGGTCGCCAATGGCTACGAGCAGCCGTTCGCGGAACAGACCTTCCGGCAACTCGAAGGCTTCGGCAGCTATGGTTTTCCCGAGAGCCATGCCGCCTCGTTTGCCCTCATCGCCTATGCATCGGCTTGGCTTAAATGCTGGCATCCCGACGTCTTTTGCGCCGCTCTGTTGAATAGCCAGCCGATGGGCTTCTACGCGCCCGCCCAGATCGTTCGCGACGCGCGGGACCATGGCGTCGAGGTTCGGCCGGTCTGCGCAAACGCTTCGCGCTGGGACTGTTCACTGGAGCAGACAGACGACGAGGTGCGCTTCGCCGTCCGCCTCGGTTTGCGCATGGTCAAGGGTCTCTCCAATGCTCACGCGGCTGCGATCATCACGGCGCGCGCGGGCTTACGCTTCTCCTCAGTCGAAGATCTCTGGCGCCGTGCTCGTGTGCCCGTCGCCGCCCTGGCGCACATCGCCGAGGCCGACGGATTTCGGCCTGCCTTCCGGCTCGCCCGTCGGGACGCGATTTGGGCCATCCGGGCCCTGCGCGACGAGCCCTTGCCTTTGCTCAAAGTGGCTCCAGACGGGTATGCCGAGGAAGCTCCTGAACCTGCGATCGCGCTGCGGCCGATGACCGCGGGAGGCGACGTCGTCGAAGATTACCGGCATGTCGGCCTGACCCTCGGAGATCACCCAGTGTCATTCCTGCGGAGGGATTTGCAGCGCAAACGCATCGTCAGCTGCCAGGCTGCGATGGAGGCGCGCGACGGTCGTTGGCTTGAAGCGGCAGGCATCGTGCTCGTGCGTCAGCGACCGGGCTCGGCGAAGGGCGTCATGTTCATTACCCTGGAGGACGAGACCGGCATCGCGAACTTGGTGGTCTGGCCGGCGGTATTTGAGCGCTTTCGCAGGACGATTCTTTCCGCGGGGATGATCTCCGCGCGAGGCCGCATCCAGCGCGAGGGCGAAGTCGTTCATCTCGTAGCCCAGCGGCTGACTGATCTTTCTGCTGACCTTGCCGGTATCGGGCAGCGAGACCGGCCGTTCCCGCTGCCGCACGGACGAGGCGATGAATTCCATCATGGGTCGCCAACCCCCGATCCGCGGGATCTCCCGCCGAAGGGGTTGCGGACGCGGGATATCTACATCCCCGATCTCCACATCAACACGATCAAGGTAAAGACGCGGGATTTCCGCTGA
- a CDS encoding DNA polymerase III subunit epsilon: MPNQRVRVIDLETAGGGKQDVCEIGWQDVSVRPDGRWHVAPERGSYLVNPGRPISIDTMAVHHIRDQDVAHAPFWKEVAPIALRRSGGVDALAAHRAAFEQRYCTPNLSGGAPWICTWKCALRLWPHLPSFSNQMLRYQRMPEGLVHELGLPAHRAMPDAYVTAHHLRDMLNEASLEQLLAWSLEPGLLPRVPDGPHRGKGWVQLNGDALQELASARDADVRFSARMELERRGDVDVIPPREPAQPSLL; encoded by the coding sequence ATGCCGAACCAACGCGTCAGGGTCATCGACCTCGAGACCGCCGGAGGCGGAAAGCAGGACGTCTGTGAAATCGGATGGCAGGACGTATCCGTCCGTCCAGATGGCCGATGGCATGTTGCGCCCGAACGGGGATCGTATCTCGTCAATCCAGGTCGACCTATCTCGATCGACACGATGGCCGTTCATCACATACGCGACCAGGACGTCGCCCATGCGCCGTTCTGGAAGGAAGTCGCGCCAATCGCCCTGCGCCGGTCGGGCGGCGTCGATGCGCTCGCCGCCCACCGCGCGGCGTTCGAGCAACGTTACTGCACGCCGAACCTGAGCGGTGGCGCCCCCTGGATCTGCACCTGGAAGTGCGCTTTACGGCTCTGGCCGCATTTGCCAAGCTTTTCGAACCAGATGCTTCGCTATCAGCGCATGCCCGAAGGGCTCGTCCACGAACTCGGCCTACCGGCGCACCGGGCAATGCCTGATGCCTATGTCACCGCGCACCACCTGCGCGACATGTTGAATGAAGCCTCTCTGGAACAACTGCTCGCCTGGAGCCTCGAGCCCGGGCTCCTGCCGCGAGTTCCCGACGGACCGCATCGCGGCAAGGGCTGGGTTCAACTCAACGGCGACGCCTTGCAGGAACTAGCAAGCGCTCGCGATGCCGACGTGCGTTTCAGTGCCAGGATGGAACTAGAGCGGCGCGGAGATGTAGACGTTATTCCGCCGAGGGAACCTGCACAGCCCTCGCTTTTGTAA